From Streptomyces qinzhouensis, one genomic window encodes:
- a CDS encoding class I SAM-dependent methyltransferase, translating into MSHTPSPAPEVLDAFTAAKGFMPPAEGLALYAAAVEAAAPGLPLLEVGTYCGRSTILLAAAARSAGTTAVTVDHHRGSEEQQPGWEYHDPTVVDPEVGLMDTLPTFRRTLLRAGLEDHVIAIVGRSPQVARVWAAPLGLVFIDGGHTDEHATADYECWAPHIADGGLLVIHDVFPDPADGGQAPYRIHRRALASGAFTEISATDSLRVLRRIGPGI; encoded by the coding sequence ATGAGCCACACCCCCTCCCCCGCACCGGAGGTCCTCGACGCGTTCACGGCGGCCAAGGGCTTCATGCCGCCCGCCGAGGGCCTCGCGCTGTACGCGGCCGCGGTCGAGGCGGCCGCGCCCGGGCTGCCGCTGCTGGAGGTGGGAACCTACTGCGGCCGGTCCACGATCCTGCTCGCGGCCGCCGCCCGGTCCGCCGGGACGACCGCCGTCACCGTGGACCACCACCGCGGCAGCGAGGAGCAGCAGCCCGGCTGGGAGTACCACGACCCGACGGTGGTCGACCCGGAAGTCGGCCTGATGGACACGCTGCCGACCTTCCGCCGCACGCTCCTGCGGGCCGGTCTCGAGGACCATGTGATCGCGATCGTCGGGCGGTCACCGCAGGTGGCCCGGGTCTGGGCGGCCCCGCTCGGGCTGGTGTTCATCGACGGCGGCCACACCGACGAACACGCCACGGCCGACTACGAGTGCTGGGCACCCCATATCGCCGACGGCGGGCTGCTGGTGATCCACGACGTCTTCCCCGACCCGGCGGACGGCGGGCAGGCCCCGTACCGGATCCACCGGCGCGCACTGGCCTCGGGCGCGTTCACCGAGATCTCGGCGACCGACTCGCTGCGCGTCCTGCGGCGTATCGGCCCGGGAATCTGA
- a CDS encoding N-acetylmuramoyl-L-alanine amidase — protein sequence MSHHEHDAQHDAQHDARHGARHGARHGARHGAGGPRPDRPGDPTGGAGPAPSARPRRHVRRAVAATAVVTLACGALAGWLFWRAADGPAPGEDHRALPAARASDRTGAGTDGRTDDRPPGPARGAREGRLSGRIVVIDPGHNPGNFRHSTDINQLVDIGTNRKECDTTGTETEDGYTEAAFTRDVSQRLRTLLEKEGAKVVLTHEEGERAFGPCIDERARIGNTAKADAVISVHADGSAEGHRGFHVILPGKVTSGGADTTAIVGPSRQLGEHVVAAFARATGSGRANYLGSGTGLDVRTDLGGLNLSTVPKVFVECGNMQDSQDAALLANGDWRQKAALGIAEGLRAFLAP from the coding sequence GTGTCGCACCACGAGCACGACGCCCAGCACGATGCCCAGCACGATGCCCGGCACGGCGCCCGGCACGGCGCCCGGCACGGCGCCCGGCACGGCGCCGGCGGCCCCCGGCCCGACCGGCCCGGGGACCCCACCGGCGGAGCCGGACCCGCGCCCTCCGCCCGCCCGCGGCGGCACGTCCGGCGCGCCGTCGCCGCCACCGCCGTCGTGACTCTGGCCTGCGGCGCCCTCGCCGGATGGCTCTTCTGGCGGGCCGCCGACGGCCCCGCCCCGGGCGAGGACCACCGGGCGCTCCCGGCGGCCCGGGCATCGGACCGTACCGGCGCCGGTACGGACGGCCGTACCGACGACCGCCCCCCGGGCCCGGCCCGCGGCGCCCGCGAAGGACGCCTCTCCGGCAGGATCGTGGTGATCGACCCCGGCCACAATCCCGGCAACTTCCGGCATTCCACCGACATCAATCAACTCGTCGACATCGGAACCAACCGCAAGGAATGCGACACGACCGGTACGGAGACCGAAGACGGTTACACCGAGGCCGCATTCACCCGTGATGTTTCACAGCGTCTGCGCACCCTCCTCGAAAAGGAGGGCGCAAAGGTCGTTCTCACTCATGAGGAAGGCGAGCGGGCCTTCGGTCCGTGCATCGACGAACGGGCCCGGATCGGCAACACGGCGAAGGCCGACGCCGTCATTTCCGTCCATGCCGACGGTTCGGCCGAGGGCCATCGCGGATTCCATGTGATCCTGCCCGGAAAGGTCACTTCGGGCGGCGCCGACACCACCGCGATCGTCGGCCCCTCCCGGCAACTGGGCGAACACGTCGTGGCCGCCTTCGCCCGGGCCACGGGCTCCGGGCGGGCCAACTACCTCGGCAGCGGCACCGGCCTCGACGTGCGCACCGATCTCGGCGGGCTGAATCTCTCCACCGTCCCCAAGGTGTTCGTCGAGTGCGGAAACATGCAGGACTCCCAGGACGCGGCACTGCTGGCGAACGGCGACTGGCGGCAGAAGGCGGCCCTGGGCATCGCCGAGGGACTGCGCGCCTTCCTCGCACCCTGA
- a CDS encoding LLM class F420-dependent oxidoreductase, translating to MRLGLALGYWGRGPDPDRLGLAREAERLGYDSVWTSEAWGSDAFTPLTWIAAHTSRIRLGTAVAQMAARTPTATAMHALTLDHLSGGRMMLGLGLSGPQVVEGWYGRPFPASPLTATREYVDVVRQVLRREGPVVHEGRYHSHPYTGPDGTGLGRPLKSITHPLRPALPVLLGAEGPKNVAQTAKIADGWLPLYWSPLRPEVYEESLAPLAGRTGDFMIAPLVRAAVCDDIARGLLPVKTMLGFYIGGMGHTSRNFHADLMARMGYEEEARKVQRLFAAGRREEAVRAVPDAFADEISLVGPRARIAERLELWRTTPATDLLVTSPDPATLRVLAELVL from the coding sequence GTGCGACTGGGACTGGCCCTCGGTTACTGGGGCCGCGGCCCCGATCCGGACCGGCTCGGCCTCGCCCGCGAGGCCGAACGCCTCGGCTATGACTCGGTATGGACCTCGGAGGCCTGGGGCTCGGATGCCTTCACCCCGCTGACCTGGATCGCCGCGCACACCTCGCGGATCCGGCTCGGCACCGCCGTCGCGCAGATGGCCGCACGCACCCCGACCGCGACCGCGATGCACGCCCTCACCCTCGACCATCTCTCCGGCGGCCGGATGATGCTGGGCCTCGGACTTTCGGGGCCGCAGGTGGTGGAGGGCTGGTACGGCCGCCCCTTCCCGGCCTCCCCGCTGACCGCGACCCGGGAGTACGTCGACGTGGTCCGGCAGGTGCTGCGCCGTGAGGGGCCCGTGGTGCACGAGGGCCGCTATCACTCCCATCCGTACACCGGCCCCGACGGCACCGGTCTCGGCAGACCGCTGAAATCCATCACCCATCCGCTCCGGCCCGCACTGCCGGTCCTGCTGGGCGCGGAGGGCCCGAAGAACGTCGCCCAGACCGCCAAGATCGCCGACGGCTGGCTGCCGCTGTACTGGTCACCGCTGCGACCCGAGGTGTACGAGGAGTCCCTCGCCCCGCTCGCCGGGCGCACCGGCGACTTCATGATCGCCCCGCTGGTGCGGGCCGCGGTCTGCGACGACATCGCGCGGGGGCTGCTGCCGGTGAAGACCATGCTCGGCTTCTACATCGGCGGCATGGGGCACACCAGCCGCAACTTCCACGCCGATCTGATGGCGAGGATGGGGTACGAGGAGGAGGCGCGGAAGGTCCAGCGGCTCTTCGCGGCGGGCCGCCGGGAGGAGGCGGTCCGCGCGGTCCCCGACGCCTTCGCCGACGAGATCTCCCTGGTCGGCCCGCGCGCCCGGATCGCGGAGCGCCTCGAACTGTGGCGTACCACCCCCG
- a CDS encoding DUF5336 domain-containing protein, whose amino-acid sequence MNIRSLTRGDGVVIGAAVLLFIASFLDTFDCAGTRCDDVPNAWDNGALLLGVYLAGVIGAALIALSHLLPRAPKVLGIELGQIGVIAAVFAAWTALGAIFDPSGSFDMGEFSLDAGTGLILGLIAALLLAAGALCGQLVPAFKAPLLGTPSPVAPPSPYGGHPQGGYGYPGAQAPGQPQPYPGAQPAQQGVPGATPPGGTPGGAPDFAPFWFAVPVARPLYPEDGSPTPIAELAPGTWYLAVDQRGQALVAQTQDGRRGVLQDTTGIQRG is encoded by the coding sequence GTGAACATCCGCTCCCTCACACGAGGTGACGGCGTGGTGATCGGAGCAGCGGTACTGCTGTTCATCGCCTCGTTCCTCGACACGTTCGACTGCGCCGGAACCAGGTGCGACGACGTGCCGAACGCCTGGGACAACGGGGCCCTGCTGCTGGGGGTCTATCTCGCCGGCGTGATCGGCGCCGCGCTGATCGCGCTCTCGCACCTGCTGCCCCGCGCGCCGAAGGTGCTCGGCATCGAGCTGGGCCAGATCGGTGTGATCGCCGCGGTCTTCGCCGCCTGGACCGCGCTGGGCGCGATCTTCGACCCGTCGGGCTCGTTCGACATGGGCGAGTTCAGCCTCGACGCCGGTACCGGCCTGATCCTCGGCCTGATCGCGGCGCTCCTGCTGGCCGCGGGCGCGCTCTGCGGACAGCTCGTGCCCGCGTTCAAGGCCCCGCTGCTGGGCACCCCGAGCCCGGTGGCGCCCCCGTCCCCGTACGGCGGTCATCCGCAGGGCGGTTACGGCTACCCCGGCGCCCAGGCGCCCGGCCAGCCGCAGCCGTACCCCGGTGCTCAGCCCGCCCAGCAGGGCGTCCCGGGTGCCACACCGCCCGGTGGAACACCCGGCGGCGCTCCCGACTTCGCGCCGTTCTGGTTCGCGGTGCCGGTGGCCCGCCCGCTCTACCCGGAGGACGGCTCCCCGACCCCGATCGCCGAACTGGCGCCCGGCACCTGGTACCTCGCCGTCGACCAGCGCGGTCAGGCCCTGGTCGCGCAGACCCAGGACGGCCGCCGTGGTGTGCTCCAGGACACCACGGGCATCCAGCGCGGCTGA